In the Juglans microcarpa x Juglans regia isolate MS1-56 chromosome 6D, Jm3101_v1.0, whole genome shotgun sequence genome, one interval contains:
- the LOC121235073 gene encoding endoglucanase 6-like, which yields MESFVRFVSMAPLLLLLALPYALAGHDYGEALSKSIIFFEAQRSGYLPSTQRVSWRADSGLHDGKASGVDLVGGYYDAGDNVKFGLPMAFTITMMSWSIVEYGKQMASSGELGHAMDAVKWGTDYLIKAHPEPNVFYGEVGDGNSDHYCWQRPEDMTTDRRAYRIDPSNPGSDLAGESAAAMAAASLVFRHSNPAYASELLTHATQLFDFADKYRGKYDSSISVAQKYYRSVSGYNDELLWAAAWLYQATDNQYYLNYLGKNGDSMGGTGWGMTEFGWDVKYAGVQTLVAKFLVQGKAGRYAPVFERYQQKAEYFMCSCLGKGNHNLQKTPGGLIFRQRWNNMQFVTSASFLSTVYSDYLASAGKYMKCASGNVSPTELLSFAKSQVDYLLGDNPRATSYMVGYGNNFPRQVHHRASSIVSIKVDSSFISCRGGYATWFGRKASDPNVLVGAVVGGPDAYDNFADERDNYEQTEPATYNNAPLFGILARLSGGHSGYNQLLPVIPPAPKPVIQPKPSQQPKVTLSPASSSSPIAIEHKLTASWIAKGNTYYRYSTTVTNKSAKTLKFLNLSISKLYGPLWGLTKSGDSYVFPSWLNSLPAGKSLEFVYIHSASPAEVSVSSYTLA from the exons ATGGAGAGCTTTGTGAGATTCGTATCCATGGCTCCTCTGCTTCTGCTTCTTGCTCTTCCTTATGCTTTGGCGGGCCATGACTATGGCGAAGCTCTAAGCAAAAGCATTATCTTCTTTGAAGCTCAGAGATCTGGTTACCTTCCCAGCACCCAGAGAGTCTCATGGAGAGCTGATTCTGGCTTGCATGATGGCAAGGCTAGTGGG GTGGATCTGGTGGGAGGGTACTATGATGCCGGGGACAATGTGAAGTTTGGGCTGCCAATGGCATTCACCATAACAATGATGTCATGGAGTATAGTGGAGTACGGGAAGCAAATGGCTTCAAGTGGAGAGCTCGGTCATGCCATGGATGCTGTGAAGTGGGGCACCGACTACCTCATTAAAGCACACCCAGAGCCTAATGTCTTCTACGGAGAG GTGGGGGATGGAAACAGTGACCACTACTGCTGGCAAAGGCCGGAGGATATGACCACCGACAGGCGTGCTTACCGGATTGACCCGAGCAACCCAGGGTCGGATCTCGCTGGTGAAAGCGCAGCTGCCATGGCTGCCGCCTCCCTCGTATTCCGCCACTCCAACCCCGCCTACGCAAGCGAACTACTCACCCACGCCACCCAG CTATTCGATTTTGCGGACAAATACAGAGGCAAATATGACAGCAGCATCAGCGTGGCCCAGAAGTACTACCGTTCTGTCAGTGGCTATAAT GACGAGTTGCTTTGGGCAGCTGCATGGTTGTATCAGGCAACCGACAACCAGTACTACTTGAACTATCTCGGAAAAAATGGTGATTCCATGGGGGGCACTGGATGGGGCATGACTGAGTTTGGTTGGGATGTCAAGTATGCTGGTGTACAGACTCTCGTAGCCAAG TTCCTAGTGCAAGGCAAAGCCGGTCGCTATGCACCGGTATTTGAGAGGTACCAGCAGAAGGCAGAATATTTCATGTGTTCGTGCCTTGGGAAAGGGAATCACAATCTTCAGAAGACTCCTGGTGGCCTTATCTTCCGCCAGCGGTGGAACAACATGCAGTTTGTGACAAGTGCCTCCTTCCTGTCCACTGTGTATTCCGACTATCTTGCTTCTGCTGGAAAATACATGAAGTGTGCTTCTGGCAATGTTTCACCAACGGAGCTTCTCTCCTTTGCCAAATCACAG GTTGACTACCTTCTTGGGGACAATCCAAGAGCCACAAGTTACATGGTCGGATATGGTAACAACTTCCCACGACAAGTTCACCACAGGGCTTCCTCAATTGTTTCCATCAAGGTTGACTCCTCATTTATCAGCTGTCGAGGGGGTTATGCCACTTGGTTCGGCAGGAAAGCAAGTGATCCCAACGTCCTTGTTGGTGCTGTTGTTGGTGGACCTGATGCCTATGACAACTTTGCTGATGAAAGAGATAATTATGAGCAAACTGAGCCTGCAACCTACAACAATGCTCCACTTTTTGGTATATTGGCCCGACTAAGTGGTGGTCACAGCGGATATAACCAACTCCTTCCAG TGATTCCTCCAGCACCTAAACCTGTTATCCAACCAAAGCCATCTCAGCAACCTAAAGTCACTCTATCTCCAG CATCATCTTCTAGCCCAATTGCCATAGAGCACAAGTTGACAGCTTCGTGGATTGCCAAGGGAAACACGTACTACCGATATTCCACAACAGTGACCAACAAGTCTGCTAAGACACTGAAATTTCTCAATCTTTCCATATCCAAGCTGTATGGTCCTCTATGGGGCCTCACAAAGTCTGGTGATTCATATGTTTTTCCATCATGGCTCAACTCTTTACCTGCTGGAAAGAGCCTCGAGTTTGTCTACATCCATTCTGCATCACCAGCAGAAGTATCGGTCTCAAGCTACACATTGGCCTAA